One Umboniibacter marinipuniceus DNA window includes the following coding sequences:
- the coxB gene encoding cytochrome c oxidase subunit II: MFKKDKKGLYSLVVAAFASCSAMAEEGARWGLNMTEGVTDTSREIYGLHMDIFWWCVGIGVVVFGVMFYSMIAHRRSVRKEASQFHESTTLEIAWTVIPVIILVIMALPATKTLVDIYDTSDSEIDIQITGYQWKWRYDYVGQDVSFFSNMRTSQNEIQGVAQKGEHYLLEVDEPLVVPTGKKIRFIITANDVIHAWWVPALAVKKDAIPGYNNEAWTVIDEPGIYRGQCAELCGRDHGFMPIVVQALDQADYDAWLEEKRQEAETLRELMAQNFSFEELMERGEAVYQRNCAACHGPNGEGGVGKAIAASPIVRGDINAQLDLLVNGVPGTAMQAFGNQLNDLDMAAVLTYTRSAFGNNMGDSMQAVDVYQYKAAQ; encoded by the coding sequence ATGTTCAAAAAGGACAAGAAGGGCCTCTATTCCTTAGTGGTCGCCGCTTTTGCATCGTGTTCTGCGATGGCCGAAGAAGGTGCTCGCTGGGGTTTAAATATGACCGAAGGGGTCACGGATACAAGTCGTGAGATCTACGGTTTGCACATGGATATATTCTGGTGGTGTGTTGGCATTGGCGTCGTTGTTTTCGGCGTAATGTTCTACAGCATGATTGCTCACCGAAGAAGCGTTCGAAAGGAAGCTTCACAATTCCATGAAAGTACTACGCTAGAAATTGCTTGGACGGTGATTCCGGTCATCATTCTCGTCATTATGGCGTTACCTGCAACGAAAACCTTAGTTGATATCTACGATACCTCCGATTCGGAAATCGATATTCAGATTACCGGTTATCAATGGAAGTGGCGTTACGACTATGTAGGTCAAGATGTTAGCTTTTTCTCGAATATGCGAACTTCGCAGAATGAGATTCAGGGCGTAGCCCAGAAGGGCGAACACTACCTACTAGAAGTAGACGAGCCGCTTGTGGTGCCAACCGGTAAGAAAATTCGCTTCATTATCACAGCCAACGATGTGATCCACGCATGGTGGGTACCTGCATTGGCGGTGAAAAAAGATGCGATTCCTGGCTACAACAACGAAGCGTGGACTGTCATTGATGAGCCGGGTATTTACCGCGGTCAATGTGCGGAGCTCTGTGGTCGTGATCACGGCTTTATGCCGATTGTGGTGCAAGCGCTAGATCAGGCTGATTATGACGCTTGGCTTGAAGAAAAGCGCCAAGAGGCAGAGACCTTACGCGAGTTGATGGCGCAGAACTTTAGCTTTGAAGAGCTTATGGAGCGCGGCGAAGCCGTGTACCAGCGCAACTGTGCTGCCTGTCATGGTCCTAACGGCGAAGGTGGAGTGGGTAAAGCCATTGCAGCTAGCCCCATTGTTCGTGGGGATATCAATGCCCAGCTCGATTTGCTGGTCAATGGTGTGCCGGGAACGGCGATGCAGGCCTTTGGCAACCAACTTAATGATCTTGATATGGCCGCTGTGCTGACCTATACCCGAAGTGCTTTCGGTAACAATATGGGTGACAGCATGCAAGCCGTAGACGTTTATCAATACAAAGCAGCGCAGTAG
- a CDS encoding cytochrome c oxidase assembly protein, producing the protein MSDKQNKQIQRQVAKLSIVVVAMFAFVFVVMVPLYNLFCEVTGLNGKTGGPYQAEQIVVDETRTIRVQMISMNNEEMPWQFGPEVEEVFVHPGEQVQVNYFATNPTGNEMVAQAVPSVLPFRASSYFHKTECFCFNQQTLAAGESIEMPLVFIVDPEVPDNVSTITLSYTIFDVSPARASVGAK; encoded by the coding sequence ATGAGCGATAAGCAAAACAAGCAAATTCAACGTCAGGTGGCCAAACTGTCCATTGTTGTGGTTGCCATGTTCGCTTTCGTTTTTGTTGTAATGGTGCCCCTGTACAACCTCTTTTGTGAGGTTACGGGGCTCAACGGAAAGACAGGCGGGCCTTATCAAGCTGAGCAGATTGTTGTTGATGAAACCAGAACCATTAGGGTTCAGATGATTTCGATGAACAACGAGGAAATGCCCTGGCAGTTTGGCCCCGAAGTTGAGGAAGTCTTTGTTCACCCAGGAGAGCAAGTGCAAGTGAATTACTTCGCTACTAATCCAACGGGTAACGAGATGGTCGCGCAAGCGGTGCCTAGCGTACTGCCATTTAGGGCAAGTAGTTACTTCCATAAAACTGAGTGCTTTTGCTTCAACCAACAAACGTTGGCTGCCGGCGAAAGCATTGAGATGCCGTTGGTATTTATCGTTGACCCTGAAGTACCAGACAACGTGAGTACCATTACCCTGTCGTACACAATATTTGACGTTTCACCGGCGCGCGCGTCGGTGGGCGCAAAATAG
- a CDS encoding MATE family efflux transporter, with protein sequence MLVTNLSIPLLGFVDTAVLGHLDGPTDLAAVAIATAILSFVYWGFGFLRMGTTGLTANAYGSNDQEQLSRLIIQGLMLAGAISLIILASQWLWRSPAISAMGANSATSAIANNYLAIRLFSMPAVLATYVAVGWLLGIGNAKATLVIAVATNLLNIAGDLIFVLLFGWGAEGAALASVIAEYVGAFIAVAYLLHYRRKFQLTKPKEWMAGWRHLIQANSALFVRTLALLFAIAFFTSQGARLGELTLAANAILYQLVAASAFALDAFAHATESLAGRFIGSKDRKAFRAHTGAALIWALVCALFISLMYYLAGSEILNLFTQQTDILQVANAALPWVILIPLVSILSYQLDGLYIGAGEYAAMRNIMVVSVIIYLSVWYVSQSWGNDGLWLAFIALNSSRSVLMTGHWLRARQRWFVTKA encoded by the coding sequence ATGCTGGTTACAAACCTCTCAATTCCGCTTTTGGGTTTTGTGGATACCGCCGTTTTAGGACATCTTGATGGTCCCACGGACCTCGCCGCGGTCGCCATCGCCACGGCCATTTTGTCCTTTGTGTATTGGGGATTTGGTTTTCTCCGCATGGGCACCACTGGATTAACAGCTAACGCCTACGGGAGTAATGATCAAGAGCAGCTATCAAGACTCATTATTCAAGGGCTGATGTTAGCAGGCGCTATTTCACTGATCATTTTGGCGTCCCAATGGCTCTGGCGCTCGCCGGCTATTTCAGCTATGGGGGCCAACTCAGCCACCAGCGCTATTGCTAACAACTACCTCGCCATTCGACTGTTCAGCATGCCAGCCGTGTTGGCGACTTACGTTGCCGTAGGCTGGCTATTAGGTATCGGTAACGCCAAGGCCACACTAGTTATTGCCGTGGCAACTAATCTACTCAACATAGCAGGTGATCTGATCTTTGTACTGTTGTTTGGCTGGGGCGCAGAGGGCGCCGCATTGGCAAGTGTTATCGCGGAGTACGTTGGGGCATTTATTGCTGTGGCTTATCTACTGCACTACCGGCGCAAATTCCAACTAACTAAGCCTAAAGAGTGGATGGCGGGATGGCGCCACCTCATTCAGGCCAACAGCGCGCTATTTGTTCGCACCTTGGCTTTGCTCTTTGCAATTGCCTTCTTCACCTCACAGGGTGCACGTTTAGGCGAACTAACACTCGCCGCCAACGCCATTCTTTATCAGCTTGTGGCGGCCAGTGCTTTCGCCTTGGACGCCTTCGCGCACGCTACCGAGAGTTTGGCTGGACGCTTTATTGGTAGCAAAGATCGCAAGGCCTTTCGGGCCCATACTGGTGCGGCGTTAATTTGGGCGCTAGTGTGTGCGCTATTCATTAGCCTAATGTATTACTTAGCGGGTAGTGAAATTCTAAACCTCTTCACCCAACAGACGGATATTCTGCAAGTGGCGAATGCGGCGCTGCCCTGGGTTATTTTAATACCGCTGGTATCAATCCTGAGCTATCAGCTTGATGGCCTCTATATTGGGGCGGGCGAATACGCGGCGATGCGCAATATTATGGTAGTTAGCGTGATCATATACCTCAGCGTTTGGTACGTCAGCCAAAGCTGGGGTAATGATGGGCTTTGGTTGGCATTTATCGCACTAAACTCCAGCAGAAGCGTGCTGATGACCGGGCACTGGCTTCGGGCTAGGCAGCGGTGGTTTGTTACGAAGGCGTAG
- the ctaD gene encoding cytochrome c oxidase subunit I: MGEHHGPAKGITRWLYTTNHKDIGSMYLWFSFAMFLLGGMFALVIRAELFQPGLQLVDPGFFNQMTTMHGLVMVFGAVMPAFVGLANWLIPMMVGAPDMALPRMNNWSFWILPFAFAMMVATLFMDGGGPNFGWTFYAPLSTTYAPPSVTFFIFAVHIMGASSIMGAINIIATILNMRAPGMTLMKMPLFVWTWLITAYLLIAVMPVLAGVVTMMLFDIHFGTAFFDARGGGDPVLFQHVFWFFGHPEVYIMILPAFGIVSAIIPTFARKPLFGYASMVYATASIAILSFIVWAHHMFTVGIPVAGELFFMYATMLIAVPTGVKVFNWITTMFRGSITFETPMLFSIAFVILFTIGGFSGLMLAIAPADFQYHDTYFVVAHFHYVLVPGAIFSIFAAVYYWLPKWCGHYVDEALGKTHFWLSFIGLNITFFPMHFVGLAGMPRRIPDYALQFADFNQISTIGAFIFGFSQVFFLFVVVKTIRNGKKASAKVWDSAEGLEWTVDSPAPYHTFTTPPKV, translated from the coding sequence ATGGGAGAACATCACGGGCCTGCTAAAGGCATCACGCGTTGGTTGTATACAACCAACCACAAAGACATCGGTTCGATGTATCTCTGGTTTAGTTTTGCTATGTTTTTACTGGGCGGCATGTTCGCGCTGGTAATTCGAGCAGAGCTATTTCAGCCAGGTTTACAGCTCGTCGATCCGGGCTTTTTCAACCAAATGACAACCATGCATGGTCTCGTCATGGTGTTTGGTGCAGTTATGCCAGCCTTCGTAGGCTTGGCAAACTGGCTCATTCCCATGATGGTTGGTGCGCCAGATATGGCACTACCACGCATGAACAACTGGAGTTTTTGGATTCTACCCTTTGCGTTTGCAATGATGGTTGCCACACTCTTCATGGATGGCGGTGGCCCTAACTTCGGTTGGACCTTCTATGCGCCATTATCAACAACTTACGCGCCACCAAGCGTTACCTTCTTCATTTTTGCCGTCCATATCATGGGAGCTTCGTCAATTATGGGTGCGATTAACATCATCGCGACCATTCTGAACATGCGTGCCCCGGGTATGACGTTGATGAAGATGCCGCTGTTTGTGTGGACTTGGTTAATTACTGCATACCTATTGATTGCGGTAATGCCGGTCCTTGCGGGCGTGGTAACCATGATGCTATTCGATATCCACTTCGGTACAGCGTTCTTCGACGCGCGTGGTGGTGGTGACCCCGTCTTGTTCCAGCATGTATTCTGGTTCTTCGGGCACCCTGAAGTTTACATCATGATTCTACCGGCCTTTGGTATCGTTTCGGCAATCATTCCAACCTTTGCGCGCAAGCCGTTGTTTGGCTATGCGTCCATGGTCTATGCCACGGCGTCCATCGCAATTCTTAGCTTTATCGTTTGGGCTCACCACATGTTCACCGTGGGGATCCCTGTCGCGGGCGAGCTATTTTTCATGTACGCAACTATGTTGATTGCGGTGCCAACGGGCGTGAAGGTTTTCAACTGGATCACCACGATGTTCCGCGGGTCTATCACCTTTGAAACACCCATGTTGTTCTCAATCGCTTTTGTGATTCTGTTCACCATCGGTGGCTTCTCTGGCTTAATGTTGGCGATTGCCCCCGCAGACTTCCAGTACCACGATACCTACTTTGTTGTTGCTCACTTCCACTACGTACTCGTGCCCGGCGCTATTTTCTCAATCTTTGCAGCCGTGTATTACTGGTTGCCAAAGTGGTGTGGTCACTATGTAGATGAAGCCTTGGGTAAGACGCACTTCTGGTTGAGTTTCATTGGTCTGAACATCACGTTCTTCCCAATGCATTTCGTAGGTTTAGCAGGTATGCCTCGCCGTATTCCTGACTACGCCCTACAGTTTGCGGACTTCAACCAGATTTCGACCATCGGTGCCTTTATCTTCGGCTTCTCGCAAGTGTTCTTCCTATTTGTGGTGGTGAAGACTATCCGCAATGGTAAGAAAGCTAGCGCCAAAGTTTGGGATAGTGCTGAAGGTCTTGAGTGGACGGTTGATAGCCCAGCCCCTTACCACACCTTCACTACGCCACCTAAGGTTTAG